The Magnolia sinica isolate HGM2019 chromosome 3, MsV1, whole genome shotgun sequence genome includes the window CAAAGGTCTACCGCAAGCGGCTTTCACAGGTTGTTTCTAGTGGTGATTTGGAAGCTGCCACTAGCAAAGCTgctttccttcaaaatctctgtGATGAACTGCACTTCGATCCGCAGAAGGCGAGTGAGATACATGAAGGTATTAAGTAAcactttcttatttatttattttgtcgaTTTTGACATTGATTCAATAATATCATTATcgttcttcttatttatttattttgtcgaTTTTGACATTGATTCAATAATATCATtatcgttcttcttcttcttcttcttctttgtttattTTGGGTCATTCTTCCATTTGATTGGCCTCTTTTTCGGGTTTGGCATGAAGGCTACCATGACCCTAAAGGCATAGTTGTCTGGCCTCTTTTCCTATTGGCAGGTTTGTGGTAGATGTGGGTGGAGACTTAAGTTGTCTTTGATGGCATGAGCAAAATCTTTTGTTTGTAATTGCTTAGAGACAGATGTTAAAAGATGCATGACTACACGCTTAGGCctcaaaatattattaaaaaattgATTATACATAATTTGTTTACATTGTATCGGGGCCCACACTATGCATTGTCGGACAAAATTATTAATTTATGAATAtgattttaatgcactaataaGAAATAATGCAATAATTGAATATAGGTAATGCACTAAGCTTGGGCAGCTTACCATCACTCTTTGTTTTCCTCATTCCTTTTGCTAGGAAAATTATTGTtacttctcaaaaaaaaagagaaaaataaataaaataaaataaaatagagagagaaaaaagaaggaatTGCCTTCCGAGTAATGATATATTTTATTGTCCGTTCAGAAATTTATCGACAAAAGCTTCAGCAGTCTGTAGCTGATGGGGAGTTGAGTGATGAAGATGTTGCTGTTTTACTTCGTTTGCGAGTTATGCTTTGTATTCCTCAGGAAACTGTTGATGCAGCACATGCAGATGTCTGTGGCCGGTTGTTTGAAAAGGTGAATCATGCTTCTTCAATGggtttatttagtttttttttttttttttcaaaaattcttagcTTCATGGTATGCATTGCTCCACTGGAACTCTATACAAGTCTCTTTTTCCAGTATGCAACAGATAGATCAAGGTAACTGACATGTTTTCTGACATTCATGTCACATTAGAATCAATTTAAATGGCAGAAAGGAGTCCCAGGACATTTGATTGAGACAGCATCAAATTCTCATTAAAGGATCAGATTGTGAACAATATATTATTACTATTGCTGTTACTCTTCTATTATTGTAATAATCTAGAAATGGTTGATCTCATACCATATCTACATGATTGAAATTTTAATTTACCAACAAATTCTGCAAATATTAAGCATATTTCATCTAAGGTTGTAAGTATTTATTGATGGATTCCCCTTGAGCAAGGccacttattttatttatttattattttttggctTGATAGTGATTCTTTTAGTAATTCTTTTCAGGTTGTTAAGGATGCAATTGCAGCAGGTGTAGAGGGATATGATGCTGATGTCAGAGCCTCTGTCAGGAAGGCATCAAAAGGCTTGCGCCTGAAAAGGGATGCTGCTATGACCATAGCTAGCAAGGCGGTGTGTATTCTCTTCAATCTCATCGTATACACACCATGCAACATGCATagtcattttcattttattaGTTTTAGGGTGTGTTTAGACATGCCCTTTTTAAAGATGTTGGCGAGGTCACCCGATTCTTTTGCACTGCTTCTGGGGTGGCACAGCCAAAAGAAATGGCAGTTAAGTTGGCTTCCGTTTCTCCACCTTTCTCATCCAAAATGGATATCCATGCTTTAGGGAGATCTGAAATGCTTGTGCTACTGGTTTTCATGGAAAGGAGTTCTTGCCCCCTCTGCCCCTTTTGAGACATGCAAACATCCTCTTCCATTGGATACATGATGGTATAACACGTCAAAGCCAAGCAAACAGATTGTGCTATTCTATGTTTTCACCGCCTTATCTCCTATGCAGGTTCGCATGATGTTTATGAACTATATAAAACGATCTAGGGCAGCTGGTAGCCGAATTGAGGCTGCAAAAGAACTGAAGAAGATGATAGCATTCAACACTTTGGTGGTCACCGAATTAATAGCAGATATCAAAGGAGAGTCCACTGTTACAACCTCTAAGCCAATAGATGTTGAACCCGAAAAAACCGAGGAAGATGAGTGGGAGTCCCTCCAGACTTTAAGAAAGACTAGACCCAGTAAGGAGCTCGAAGCCAAGCTAGGAAGGCCTGGTCAGACTGAAATAACTCTTAAGGATGACCTCCCAGAGCGGGAGAGGACCGACCTATATAGGACCTACTTGCTATTCTGCCTCCAAGGCGAGGTTACGGTTGTGCCGTTTGGGGCGCAGATCACCACGAAGAAGGACAATTCGGAATACCTGCTTCTAAACCAGCTAGGCGGCATCCTCGGGCTGACTGGTAAAGAGATTGTGGATGTTCACCGGAGCTTGGCTGAGCAGGCTTTCAAGCAACAGGCTCAGGTCATTTTAGCCGATGGGCAGATAACAAAAGCCAGGATGGAGCAGCTCAATGAGGTGCAAAAGCAGGTGGGCCTTCCGGCAGAGGCTGCACAACAGGTTATAAAGAGTATAACAACATCAAAGCTGCAAGCCACGATTGAAACAGCTGTGAGCCAAGGGAGGATGAGTGCAAAGCAGATCCGGGAACTGAAGGAAGTGGGCGTGGATGTGAGCGGCATGATCTCGGAAAGGCTACGTGAGGAGATCTTCAAGAAAACTGTGACTGAGTTCTTCTCGTCAGGTACTGGAGAGTTCGATGAAGCAGAGATTTATGAGCGCATCCCATCGGATCTGAGCATTAATGTGGAGAAGGTCAGAGGGGTTGTTCACGAGCTTGCTAAGAACAGGATATCTGAATCATTGGTTCAAGCCGTGGCGTTGCTACGTCAGAGGAAACCTGCAGAAGTGGTATGTTTTCAGCTATGCTATTTTGTTCTTTATTGCTCAGATGAGACTGCATTTGGCTGTTTAATAAAATCAAATTGCAAATTGTTTCAATATGGTTAAAAGAGTAAATGGCCATTCTGGGGCGAGCCCTGACCAACAACAGTCATAGTGACAGATGGACCCCAAATTGCAATAACTATTGTTTTGAGTCCAACTTGAGAAACAAAGAATTGCAATTTGGGGCTTGGTTGTCACTATGAATTCAAGACCCCAACCCGACTAGACATCTCCTCTTTTAGGGTGTGCTTGGTTGCTCCAAATATCCATGAAATTTGATGATAtttaatatcatgaaaatttcatgatatttggtgtatCAAACTGACAAATTTGTTCTATTGACATCCAAGTGCACCCTACATTCTTCCATGCCAAAATAATTTTGCCATGTGAAAACAATGTGGACTACTATGTCTCTATGTACATATGCATGCACTATACATGCATGTCTTTCTGTATGTATGTAGGTACTTAAATTTTTTTGTAGGAGACCATTGCTTAGAAAAGAAAAGCAATAGGaggaaatcattttttttttggaaatctaagCTGACCATGGAACTGCAAATTTCCTTTTACTGTGCTGGATTCGAATCAAATTCAAATTGGACAGATTAGCACAAACGTTGATACGACCGTTCATTGGTTGGGTGCCTCTGTGGACATGATTCCTGCAAATTATGAACTGGATGTGCCCATTGTCTGATTGGTGGATTTTTTTCCCGTTTGTGCCGACTGTTGCAAATATTCTTTTCTACCATCAGTTCATGGTTCTCAGATCAGATGGCTAATAATATTCACCGATTAGTGAGATAATTCTCCTTGGCTGatcttagtgggacccacccgtTGAACAGTTTGCATCATGAATCTCTCGGGAACATTCTGGTTGCTTGTGTGAACCATGGTGCATGTTGCACAGAATAGGTCATTTTCTAGCATTGAGCCAAGTGTCGTAAAATGAAGGCAATATCAGCAGATGTGCTGGGCTTCCTTTTGTTGCAGGTATCCTCTCTTAATGACATGCTAGCATGCGACAAGGCGGTGCCATCCGAGCCGTTGTCGTGGCAAGTCCCGGAGGAGCTTGTGGATCTCTTCTTAGTCTACATGAAGAATGACCCACCATCCCAGAAGCTCTCCCGCCTGCAATACCTGCTCGGTGTCAGCCACTCAACCTTGGAGGAGTTGCAAAAGAGGCTAGAGAAGGGAGGACTTGCCAATGGCGACGAAGAGGAAGCATTTGTATTTTAGgctgaaattttgttagtttttaGTGGATGCACtagttatataaattttttttttttttcctaagaaTTCTTGATGGATTTGCAGGCTTCTTTCAGGACGGAGGCGGAGGATCTGGTTCCCCTCCCCCGATAATATCTTTGTGATGCATAGAAACAATGGGAAGATGATAATGGTCTGCCTTTTGAATTGGTTGCAGAAGCTGGATTGCAATAGCAGCAGCAATATATGGCAGATTCTTGCTATCTGAGGGCAATTTCGAGGTGATAGGCTGAAAGCGTAGGCCAGATTGTTGCATTATGAGGGCAATTTGGAGGTGATAGCCTGAAAGTGTAGACCAGATGATTCCCAAGTGTCCCAGGAACCCAGACTAGGGTGTTTTACTTGGTGGGCCATTCCACAGAAATCTGCACTGATTAGATATCTCTGGTGTGTGGCCCGCACAAAAATGGGTGGTACTGACATTTTAAATGGATGAATACCCATTTTCAAACAAGTAGAACATCCATTTTTTCTAGATTTCGTTCACTTTGGGGCAACATCATCTCTGTGGTGGGGTCGGATACTCTGGCCTGAAAATCAGCTGGGGCTGTAAATGATGGGTTGAACCCCAGCCCATGGGCTAAATGGGCATATGGACTAGTAATAGCTTGCAGACGCCCTTGCCTGATAATCCCAGCTCCgatgaacgcggattgcgtcctacccccacctgtcttcagctgggaacgggcaggagctttgagtggcgactgtgatgtatgggtttgatccacaccgtcaatccattttttcgTGGCATTTTATGGGATATAATCAaaagttaggcagatccaaggctcaagtggaccacaccacaggaagcagtggtgataattaTTCTCACCGTGGAAACTTTCATAGGGCACATCGTGAtgtctatttgacatccaaccaattcaaaaagttacatagacctgggcgaagagaaaacagaaatatcagcttgatccaaaacttctgttgccctcaagaagttttcaacagtaagagttTAATGCCCATAGTCTGGTCCACCTGTatcttggatctgccttagttttgggCCTACATCctgaaatgatacggaaaaatggatggacggtgtggataaaatccatacattacagtggccactcaaagctcctgcctgttACAAGCTGGAGACAGACGGGGGTAGGACAAAATCCGCATTCAGCCCCGATCACCCAACCTGGCTTGGCTTTGGACCGGCTTTGAACCTACTACTAGGTTAGCCAGTAGGTCGGGCTTGAGCCTCACATGCGTAGCCTTATAACCCTTTTTTGATAGTGAAAAAAGATAAAAGTCGATATTAGCCGTTTAATCAATTCAACTCCATAAAAAAAGAGAGGATATGTTAAGCCATTTGAGTCGACtctcataaaaaaaaattaaaatgaaaagaaGGTAAATAAGACTCTGATTTCAATCACACACGGCTAACACATTTGAGCCGACTCAACAAAACAGCCTTAGAGAAAACTCGCTAAGATAGGATATGTTAAGCCAACCCCAGATACTTTAGAGAAGGCTATGGTGATGATGACAAAGATAAGGATAATGATTAATGCTGACCATCGGTATAGTTGAAAGAACACTTATGACCATCAAGGTTGATAGCGAAAAGCCGGCTGATAAGTGATATCACAATTTATTTAACAAATCTAAAGTCAAATCACATTGATTAGGTTTGATAATGTACCTCAAGGAACAACTCAACAatggaaaaacataattaaagaaAAAGTACCACCTGCGTGTAGCTCGAGCAAGGAAATTACAATTTAAAAATGGACACCTAATGATCATTTTTCATGTTGCATTTGATGATTCCAAGCAGGCCAAAATGGAGAAATAATCCAGACAATGGAATCTACTCCCATATGTTTCTTGGTTGAGGAGGAACTCATACAGACCAAAATTAGCTGTGCACCCAAACCTGAATGTGCCATGCAATTTCTCAACTCcaacattttaaattttattatatatttttaaattttttttataattgtcATTTCTTTCCAAACATGTGTGACGTGGGGAGGGACATGATGAGCTCAATCACAATCTTCCTCagggagcttctctggactcttcatagAGATTCTTTGAATCCAAACGAGATTCTTCACTATATAGACTGGACCCATTGGAGGAAAGGTCAAAATCAATTTTCGCATTTGCCACATTGAAAATGTGATAAGTGATTCTCCTAACTCCCACATTcaccataagggcctgtttgggagcctagatttggaacccctggatttgaaatactCCTATTATGTTTGGCACCTgcattgggaatcaactttaatgtgttttaatattaaagtaattatagtgattcaaaagtagctatggatgatatatattaacaggggtttgaatttaattactaaatcaactttaatatatctaattagtggcgtatgtaatgtttaacacaatggttgtaataaaagtccactgaaatatatgttttgcctgaaaatgatgaaattccaagtctcggatgggccacaagcacaacatgatgtctgagtgactaaccaacgatttttaaccattgatttacatggacaatgtttggacggtgttgatcatcatattaaagtaattatagtgatgcaattgataatgtaattgttttgggatatcattagtgtgccatgtgcccaatagaataatagtatggtgacacacatgatacacatgcaactcttgaaaggattttagatgtaatccaagctctcatcatGGATTTCAAGCCCCCTCtctgaggggatttgaaacccccagttactttatgcggccaaaaaaaatgagaaatcctctcaaatccccccaaatccatgatgCCAAACGACCCTTAAGAATTTCCATACATACTGTTGCCACATTGAAACTATTGAAAACTGATTTCATTTCCACGACTCTATATTGAAGCAATAAACAATCACattgtacataccttccttgccactagccacacttcgttgagtcattttatcaaacacttggtgagcaacatcaatggtaaagtaattgagtcatcgaactggttcgattcgagctggattccatctgagtcgagttgagctagggCTTGCTTGATCtaagtttcgaaccgagtcgaatcgagctttttcgagtcaagtcgagcaagctaaccgagctagctcggttcgtgtacacccctagtctcaacacattttccCACAAGGTTCGGTACAATTCATGAAATGCTGATGCAACaatctgacgcagggatgaacgtgatgaggcaccgtcttcctcaaggataacaaCCCCAaatctatggagcttctctggattcctcacagagacttcttgaatccatgaggaaagaaagaaagaagaatagaaataaattctaataaaatcaaaatttgattgatgattgaaataaatgagttcacaaccctttaaatatagatactaagaaaatgagagagaaatcaaaagcaaactataactaaaactcctagaattctcaacttaaaatagtaaacttactatttatagacggtcgtgatgtctactactgCGCAAGGTTTTTgataaaaaatagtaagtgtcctatttggcttcaccaaaccgttctcctaattattctaaactcttttcacgttgggtgcaa containing:
- the LOC131239299 gene encoding protein TIC110, chloroplastic-like, with protein sequence MDLPLLLFSPSVPSPSPSPSLSRRLLISQFNSNPLRFKNPRKSFLTRNPSPKIAVVRNSVSEAIEPDNSVNSAIFGGKKQLPGPQALIDGLSPPVRLATSAVFVAGALAAGYGLGFRFGGTRATGLGGAVALGAAGGAAVYAMNACVPEVAAVSLHNYVVGSDDPGTLKREDVEEIAQRYGVSKQDEAFNAELCDLYSRFVSSILPPGHENLKGNEVETILKFKNALGIDDPDAAAVHMEIGRRIFRQRLETGDRDADIEQRRAFQKLVYVSTLVFGEASTFLLPWKRVFKVTDSQVEVAIRDNAQRLYAMKLNLVNRDIDEKTLISLREAQLLYRLSDEVAADMFREQTRKLVEENISTALDMLKSRTRVRETAPVVEELDQILAFNNSLISLSSHPEASRFAPGVGPVSLIGGEYDSDRKMDDLKLLYRAYLADSFSSGRIEEDKLVALNHLKNVFGLGKREAETIMLEVTSKVYRKRLSQVVSSGDLEAATSKAAFLQNLCDELHFDPQKASEIHEEIYRQKLQQSVADGELSDEDVAVLLRLRVMLCIPQETVDAAHADVCGRLFEKVVKDAIAAGVEGYDADVRASVRKASKGLRLKRDAAMTIASKAVRMMFMNYIKRSRAAGSRIEAAKELKKMIAFNTLVVTELIADIKGESTVTTSKPIDVEPEKTEEDEWESLQTLRKTRPSKELEAKLGRPGQTEITLKDDLPERERTDLYRTYLLFCLQGEVTVVPFGAQITTKKDNSEYLLLNQLGGILGLTGKEIVDVHRSLAEQAFKQQAQVILADGQITKARMEQLNEVQKQVGLPAEAAQQVIKSITTSKLQATIETAVSQGRMSAKQIRELKEVGVDVSGMISERLREEIFKKTVTEFFSSGTGEFDEAEIYERIPSDLSINVEKVRGVVHELAKNRISESLVQAVALLRQRKPAEVVSSLNDMLACDKAVPSEPLSWQVPEELVDLFLVYMKNDPPSQKLSRLQYLLGVSHSTLEELQKRLEKGGLANGDEEEAFVF